The following nucleotide sequence is from Ferruginibacter lapsinanis.
GAACAATTAGGGATTTGTGTGTAAGTAAAATCTGCTTTCGTTGATAAGCTTCTTACTCCTGTGGTTTTGGTTAAACTGCTGCTGCACCCACGTTTGGTAAAAATAGTGAGTGAGACTGAATATAGGCCCGAGGCTGCATACAGATGCGGATGTGAATAATAGAAATTATTGTAGATAGTATCTTTTTTGCCATCACCAAAATCCCATATCTGTTTTAATAAAGTATCTGTTCCGTTTTTTAGATAAGATGAATCAACAAAGGTTGTAGTAACACCGAGACAAACATTTGAAGGTGCTAAAAACAACGGATTACATATAGCTACCGGAGTAGAATCAACCGAAATGTTTCTTGTCAAACTATCCATACAGCCATTTGCAGAAGTGATAACTAATTTTACCGTATAAGATCCTTTCATGGGATATACATGCGAAACAGTTTTGTTGGTGGTTGCTATGGTATTAGTGCCATCACCAAAGTTCCATGTATATCCGGTGATAGTAGTCGATGAATCGATCTTAGTTGAATCGAAAAAATTCAATTTCAATAAATTGAGGGTATCGGTTTCAAAAGTAAAAGATGCCTTAGGTTTTGAGATCATTCCACTGACGGTAATGGTTGTGTCTAAAGTATTAGGACAGCCACCAACAAAAGAGGCTGTTAATGAAACAGGGTAAGTTCCGTTAGCCGTATAAATAAAAGATGGGTTCATTGCTGTGTCAGTATAGGTATTGTTGAACTTCCATTTATAAGTGATTGCGATTGGAAGGTCAGGTGCTACGGTCAGATTTGTAAAATTTATCTTTTGATATCCGCATAAGCCAAGTGTTTCTGCATTTTGAGTGAATCCCGGTACTACGGAACCCTTTACTTCTATCGAATCATAATAATAAATATTGCAGGTGCTTGTTTGATACAATAATGTAACAATGTATTTTCCCGGATTTTTATATTTATGCTTTACTGTTGTATATACAACAGCCGGATCTACATAAGAGGAGCCATCTCCAAAATACCAAACCTTTTTTAAAAAATAGGAGTTTGCCGGCGCACTCATTTCAGTGATAGACATCGATGCAGAATCTCCAATACAAATAGATCCATTGTTTACTTTGAATGCAGCTTTTGGAATGCTGTATATGCTTACCTGTTTAGATAAAATATCGGCACAGCCATTTGATGAGGATACAATTAAAGAAACGGAATAAGCGCCATGGTTATAATATTTTTTATTATAGGTATTCGTAGAAGCAGTTGAATTATCGTCACTGAATTTCCATAATAATGATAAAGAATCTCCAGTACTGGTGGTGGATTCACTCGTAAAATTGATGGTATTATAACCACAATTTGTTGTCTGTGCACCAATCGCAAATGCTACCTGTGGTTTAATGCTAAGGTCAAATGAATGGGTAACACTATCAGTGCAACCTAATTTTGTATAAATCTTAAGGAAGATTGAATAGCTACTATCTCTGAAATAATTATGAAATTGGATCGTATCGCTATGATTTAAGATCGTGTCTGATTTCCCATCTCCCCAATACCATATCACTTTATTAATCGTATCACCAGACGATGTTGAAATATTGGTTACCTGTATAGCTCCATTACTACAGGTTGTATTAGAAGACAGAATAAAATCAGCGTGGCACTGAGCATTGGAGAATAAAGGGAAGGCTGAAATAAATAATATACTAATAAGCAGAGGTAGCAATCTTTTCATTTCCAAAAGTAAATTATCCCGGGATTTGTATGAATTTAGTTAGTGCAAACGATTGCGTAAATTAATCTTGTTGATTTTATTCCCCACTTTTACAGGTAAAACTTTTCGGTTCGGGTTAAAATCTAAGCAATCCTTTACTGCATAGATGTTTTGTAAACGGGCATTGTATTTGGAAACATATTATTATAACTGTTACACTGGTATAAAATATTCAATAGCATGGTATCAGAGTCCAGCACAAAATAAATTTTAAATACTATAATACATCTTTTCATCTCAAAAATTTAAATCATGAAAATCACTAATTTTTTTAAAGCAATGGCTGTAAGCTTTATCATTGCTCTTGCTATTCCGGTTACATCTAATGCAATGCATAACAGCAATGTTTCTACACCTTTGAGCGATAGTGCAGCAGACGTTAAACTTGCAGCACATATTATACAAAGAGTAACGGAAATTCAGAATATGGATAAGACCAATCTTACTACAGCTGAGAGAAAATCACTTAAAAAGGAACTGAAAGAAATGCAGGCGCAGGCCAGCAGTAACCAAGGGGTTTATCTGTCAATAGGGGCTATTGTCATCATTCTTTTGATACTGATACTTATTTTATAATCTGCAGAAGAAAACATTAAGTAATAAAAAAAGCCTCGACATATGCCGGGGCTTTTTTTATTATAGTATTATTTCGAAATTTTATAATCCCATTTTTGCCTTTAAATTAGCATCGATAGCATCTAAAAATTCTTCAGTGTATAAATAATGTTCACCATGATTTACTTTATTGCCATGGATACAAACCGCAAGATCTTTTGTCATTTTACCGCTCTCAACTGTTTCGATACAAACAGCTTCCAGTGCATTACAAAAATCAATTAATGGTTGGTTGTTATCTAGTTTACCACGAAAAGCCAAACCTCTTGTCCATGCAAAGATCGAAGCAATTGGGTTGGTAGAAGTAGGTTTACCTGCCTGGTGTTCTCTGAAGTGACGGGTAACGGTACCATGTGCAGCTTCTGCTTCCATCGTTTTTCCATCAGGAGTAACCAGTACTGAGGTCATTAAACCTAATGAACCAAAACCTTGTGCAACTGTATCACTTTGTACATCACCATCATAGTTTTTGCAAGCCCAAACGAAATTGCCATTCCATTTTAATGCGCTGGCAACCATGTCATCAATCAAACGATGTTCGTACACAATACCTGCAGCAGTGAAACTTGCTTTGAATTCATTTTGATATACTTCTTCAAAAATATCTTTAAACCGTCCGTCGTATTTTTTAAGAATGGTATTTTTTGTAGAAAGATATAAAGGCCATTTTTTGCTCAAAGCCATGTTAAAACAGCTTCTTGCAAAACCATAGATACTTTCGTCTGTATTATACATACACATTGCAACGCCATCGCCTTTGTAGTTGTACACTTCAAAAGTTTGAGCTTCACCTCCACCTTCCGGAGTAAAGGTCATGGTTAATTTACCTTTGCCTTTAATAACGGTATCGGTTGCCCTATATTGATCACCAAATGCATGACGACCAACGATGATAGGCGCAGTCCAGTTTGTTACCAAACGTGGTACATTTTGCATAACAATTGGTTCACGAAAAACAGTGCCATCCAAAATATTACGGATAGTTCCGTTGGGAGATTTCCACATTTGTTTCAAATTAAATTCTTTCACACGGGCTTCATCGGGTGTAATAGTGGCACATTTGATACCTACGCCACATGCTTTGATCGCATTCGCAGAATCGATAGTAACCTGGTCATTTGTAGCATCTCTATGCTCCATACCAAGGTCAAAATATTGAATAGGAACTTCTAAATAAGGAAGTATTAATTTGTCTTTAATAAATTTCCAGATAATTCTGGTCATTTCATCGCCATCTAGTTCTACAACCGGGTTGGTTACTTTAATTTTTGCCATGGAAAATATTGATTTGTAATTTACGAATTGGACTGCGAAGGTATTGCATTTGCCCGAAAATTCGAATGCAATTTTTATGTTATATATTTAAATACCAGCATTTGAGCCTTGTGGCATCATCGTTGTGTCACAATCCTTTCATCTTTTGTACTACTATTAAACTTTTTTTGAAACGAAATTGAGAAATCTATACAGATAATGCACAGTTCACCCATTCACCATCAAAACTTACATCACCCAATTTCTTATAAAAATTAATAGCAGGTTCATTCCAATCCAATACCTGCCAGGCTATACCACTGTATTTTTTTTCTTTTGCTACCTTGATCAATTCATCAAACAATAACCTGCCAATGCCTTTACCCCTCATATGTTCGGTTACCAAAAGATCCTCCAAAAACATTCGCTGACCTTTCCAGGTGCTGAATCGGATGTACCACAATGCAAAACCTTTAATCACACCATCTACTTCGGCTACCAAAGCCCACCAGACAGGATTTGATCCAAAACCGCTTTCGACAAAATGATCAAAATCGATCGTTACTTCATTTGGCGCATTCTCATAAACGGCTAATTCGTTTACTAATAGCATCATTGCGGCACAATCTTCTTTAACTGCTTGTCTTATAATTATATTCATTCCCCAAAGTTGCAACAAAGGTCTCAGTCTCAATAATTTTTTCATTTTTCACTTTTCATTTTGCCAGTCTTAATAACTTTTCACCATACACTTTTCACTTTTCACTTATTTTGCAGATATGCAGCAATACTTACATCTTTTAAAACATATTATAGAAACCGGCACCGATAAAAATGATCGTACCGGAACTGGTACACGTAGCGTATTTGGGTATCAAATGCGATTTAATTTAGAAGAAGGGTTTCCGTTGGTGACAACAAAAAAATGTCATTTAAAAAGTATTATTTACGAATTGTTGTGGTTTTTGCAAGGCAATACGAACATTGGTTATTTAAAAGAACACAATGTAAAGATATGGGATGAGTGGGCAGATGAGAATGGCGATCTTGGTCCAGTGTATGGGAAACAATGGCGTAGTTGGGAAGGAAAGGATGGTAAGGTAGTTGACCAGATCGCTGAGTTAATTCATACAATAAAAACAAATCCCGATAGCAGGAGAATGATCGTAAGTGCATGGAATGTTGCTGACTTGCCGGAAATGAAATTAATGCCTTGTCATTGTTTGTTTCAATTCTATGTTGCCCCCCCTAACATCCTAAAGGGGGAACAGAGAGGCAAACTTTCTTGTCAACTATATCAGCGTTCTGCAGATGTATTTCTTGGTGTGCCTTTCAATATTGCGTCATATGCTTTGCTTACTATGATGATCGCACAAGTGTGTGATTTGGGAGTTGGAGAATTTGTCTGGACAGGAGGAGACACACATTTATATAGCAATCATTTTGAACAGGCTGAATTACAATTGAGCCGCACGCCATTCCCTCTACCTCAAATGAAAATTAATGCTGCAGTAAAAGATATTTTTGATTTCAAGTTTGAAGATTTTGAGTTGCTCAATTACCAATCACATCCTGCTATCAAAGCACCGGTAGCGGTGTAGTAAATGAAAGAAGTAAGGGATGACGGAACGTTATACGATCCTTATCTTTTTAGTGGTTTTGGTAGCTTGAATATTTCATTCCTGCATTTTTCATTCTTTAATTCTTTAATTTAATATGACCATCAGCTTCGTAGTAGCCGCCTCAGAAAATAATGCCATTGGAAAAGACAACCAATTGCTCTGGCATTTACCTAATGACATGCGTTTTTTCAAAAATACGACCTGGGGTTCTGTGGTAATAATGGGGCGTAAATCTTTTGAAAGCATGGGTAAAGCTTTAAAAGGAAGAATAAATATTGTTATAACAAGACAAGATAACTGGCAGGCTGAAGATACAATTGTTGCAAAAGATCTGCAGGATGCCTTGAAAAAAGCCGAGGCAACTAACTGTAAAGAAATATTCATCATCGGTGGCGGAGAGATATATAAACAGTCTCTAGGTATCGCAGATAAGATATATTTAACCAGGGTCCATACCAGGATTGACGGAGATACTTTCTTTCCTGAATTAGATCAGGCACAATGGGAGCTTGTCTCTAAAGAAGATTTCAAAAAAGATGAAAAGCATCTATATGATTATTCCTTTCAGATTCTGGTACGTAAATAATTTTTAATTTTTAATTTTTAATTTTTACTTTTTAATTGTATTCCTCTTTTCAACTTGCAAAAAAATACCTGAACTACCGTCTTACTGCGTCCAACGGTAAAGGCCATGGTGTTCACTCGCCATTTGTTTTCGATTTTATCAAAAATGTATTAAGAGATAAAAAACAATACGATTGTTATACTAAAATTGAAGCTATTCGAAAAGAATTACTATTAAACAAAAGGATAATTCAAGTAGAAGATTTTGGTGCAGGTTCAACTGTTATCAAATCCAATCAGCGGATGCTAAGCGATATTGCAGCCTCTTCCTTGAAACCCAAAAAATATGCACAGCTATTATATAGAATGGTGCAATATTATCAGCCTAAAACAATCATTGAATTAGGTACCTCTTTAGGAGTTACCACTTCATACTTAGCTTCAGGAAATACATCTGCACGTGTTTACACCTGCGAAGGAGCAAAAGAAATCGCATCTGTTGCAAAACGAAATTTTGATATCTTGAATTTTGATAATATTGAAGTTGTAGAAGGGGATTTTACCAAAACACTTCCAACGCTTTTTGATCAACTTCAACAAATTGATTTTGCATTTGTTGATGGGAATCATAGAAAAGAGCCGACTCTTGATTATTTTACTAAATTCCTTAACTTATCAACTCCCTCAACTATTCTCGTTTTCGACGATATTCACTGGAGTAAGGAAATGGAAGAAGCCTGGACTGAAATTCAACAGCACCCTGCCGTAACCTTGACAATAGATCTTTTTTTTGTCGGCATCGTTTGCATAAATACCAGTATCAAGGCAAAGCAGCACTTTAGCATCATCTATTGATTTTTTACTACCTTCGCGGCAATTATTTTTGCTTATGATAGTAGGTGTATTAAAAGACGCAGCCCCAGAAACGAGAGTATCTATATTGCCGGAGCATTTAGCAACCTTACAAAAATGGAAAACATCCATTTCCGTGGAAACCGGAGCAGGTGCAGGTGCTTTTGCAGCAGATAACAAATACGCAGAGGCCGGCGCAACGATCGCAAGTCGCGATGAAGTTTTAAAAACTGCCGATATAGTATTATCTATCAACAGTTTACCTGCGGAAGATATTGCTAAATTAAAACCGGGTGCAGTTGTGTTAGGAGCTTTCCAACCGCTGTTCAATTTTTCAACAATGAAAGAATGGGCGACTAAAGGGATCACTACTTTTAGTTTAGATATGATACCACGTACTACCCGTGCACAAAGCATGGATGTATTAAGTAGTCAGGCAAATATTGCCGGTTACAAAGCGGTATTATTATCTGCTACATTATTTCCTAAATATTTTCCAATGTTCATGACTGCAGCGGGTAGTATTAAGCCGGCTAAAGTATTGATATTGGGTGCAGGTGTTGCCGGTTTGCAAGCCATTGCTACTGCAAAACGTTTAGGCGCTGTGATCGAAGTATTTGATACCAGACCTGCTGTTAAAGAAGAGGTAATGAGTTTAGGTGCAAAATTCGTGGAAGTTGAAGGAGCTGCCGATGCAAGTAAAGCAGGTGGTTACGCAGTAGAACAAACGGAAGAATTTATGCAACGTCAGAAAGCGAAGATCGCTGAAAGTGTTGCTAAAGCTGATATTGTGATATGTACAGCGCAAATACAAGGAAGAAAAGCGCCGATATTGGTTACAAAAGAAATGATCGAAGCAATGCAAAATGGATCTGTTATAATAGATCTTGCTTCATCTACAGGTGGTAATACAGAACTAAGCCAGGATAATAAAACCATTTCTCATAACGGTGTTACGATCGTTGGCAATTCCTCACTGGCTGGTACCATGAGCAGTGATGCAAGTAAATTATATGGTAAGAATATTTTGAATTTCTTGCAACTGATCATCGATAAAGAAGGACAGGTTAATCTGAATTTCGAAGATGACCTGGTAAAAGGTTCATGCATTACCACACGTGGCGAAGTGGTTCACGACAGAATTAAAAGTTTAATTTAAGTTTAAAGATTACAATAAATAAATATGGAAAATATTCTTCAATGGATCACAGATAATCAACAGATCATTTACGTAGTAGTATTGATGATCTTTGTTGGGATAGAAGTAATTGGCAGGGTGCCAAGCGTATTGCATACTCCGCTAATGAGTGGTGCAAATGCAATACATGGTGTTGTTATTATCGGCGCTATCATCGTAATGGGACAGGCACCTACTGATAATTATCTAGCATTGATCTTAGGTTTCTTAGCAGTAGTGTTAGGAACACTGAACGTGGTGGGAGGTTTTGTGGTAACGGATAGAATGCTTGAAATGTTTAAGAAGAAAAAATAGGCTTAGTGCTTAAAGCATAAAGCTGAAAGCTTTGTGTCTTATGCCTTTTGCTTTCAGCTATTTTAAAAAACGAATTTTATTAAAACTATATGGAACTTAATTTATTAACTATTTGTTACCTGATCGGATCAATCACTTTTATACTTGGTCTTAAGATGTTATCCAATCCGGCAACAGCACGTAAGGGAAACTTAGTGGCTGCTTTTGGTATGACAGTTGCGATTGTCGGCACTATATTTTTATACGAAAATAACGGTCAAAAACTGGGTAACTATATCTGGATATTTGCCGGTTTAGCAATTGGAGGTGTGGTAGGTACTTTAGCTGCTAAAAGAGTTAAGATGACGGCAATGCCTGAAATGGTAAGCCTTTTTAATGGTATGGGTGGTGCCTGTGCGGCGTTGATCTCTTTGGTTGAGTTTAATCATTTAAGTCATGAAATTGCAGCGTCAGGTATTTCAACCGGACATACCGGAAAAATAATTATCATAGCACTAGGACTGTTGATTGGTAGTGTATCCTTTGCTGGTAGTATGATCGCCTGGGGTAAATTAAATGGTAAGGTAAAAGATCTCAGTTTTCCTGGTCAAAGTATTCTTAACCTTATCTTCTTGGCAGTTGCATTAGCAGCAGCTACTTATCTTGTTTTAAATCCAACCGCAAGCATTTTGATTTATGTGATCTTAGTGTTGGCTTTATTATATGGTGTACTATTTGTAATGCCCATCGGTGGTGCAGATATGCCGGTAGTAATTTCTTTGTTGAACTCTTTCACCGGTGTGGCAGCGGCTTTTGGTGGATTTTTATATGACAACAAAGTGATGTTAACCGGAGGTATCCTGGTAGGAGCTGCAGGTACATTGTTAACCTTGTTAATGTGTAAAGCGATGAATCGTTCTTTGGCGAATGTATTGATCGGATCATTTGGCGGCAACAAAGCTGGAGGTGCAGCAGCAGGTGGTAAAGAACAAGGTCATGTTAAAGAAATTAATTTAAGTGATGCCGCGGTTGTAATGAGCTATGCAAGTAAAGTGATCATCGTTCCGGGATATGGATTGGCGGTCGCACAAGCGCAACACGTTTGTCATGAGTTGGAAAAAATCCTTACAGAAAAAGGAGTAGAAGTTACCTATGCTATTCATCCGGTGGCAGGACGTATGCCTGGTCACATGAACGTATTGTTGGCTGAGGCAGATGTTAGTTATGATAAGTTGAAAGAAATGGAAGAGGTAAATGACGAATTTAAAAATACTGATGTTGTATTGATATTGGGTGCAAACGACGTGGTGAATCCTGCTGCGAAAAATGACCCTGCTTCTCCAATTTATGGTATGCCTATTTTGGAAGTAGAACAGGCTAAATCTGTTATTGTAAATAAACGTAGTATGAAACCTGGTTATGCCGGTATCGAAAACGATCTATTCTTTCAGCCAAAAACAAGCATGTTATTTGGCGATGCTAAAAAAGTTTTACAGGACTTGTGTACTGAAATAAAATCATTATGATAAGTCAACTTTAATAATTTGTACCCCAGCCCTTCGCTGGGGTATTTTTTTGTTAAAATCATTTTATGGACAGACAAAAAAGAACAACACATATCATAGCCTAACGAAAATAAATAAATCCGAAGCCTTACTTTTGCATCCAACTTATTACTTAAAACTTATAACTCCAATGTTAACTCATCACGTATTTTTTTGGCTTAAAGCCGAAACAACCGAACGACAAAAAGCAGATTTCAGAAAAGGACTAGAATCATTATGCGGTGTAGAAACTGCACAGGCAATATATGTAGGCACTCCTGAACCGTCAATTAACAGACCGGTTGTAGATAGTAGTTATTCATTTTCTTTGTTGGTATTATTTAATGATCTGGCAGGGCATGATGTGTACCAAACCCATCCCGTACACAAAGCATTTTTGGAGAACTTTAGAACCTTTTGGGATAAAGTGGTGATCTATGATGCGGTGTAAGTAACACCATGTAACTTTATAGCTAATCTGTTAGCTAAATGTTTTCAATCAGGCAATGGCTGTTTCTTTTTATTATTTGTGTTACTACTTCGTGTAGTAACACAAAAAGAATTGTGTCTTCGTCCATAGCCACAGACATTACATCAGTAAAATTTTTAGGACAATATACATTACCACATAATCTGTCGTATAAAAGTACTGTGGTTGGTGGTCTATCAGGCATTGATTATGATGTGATCAATAACAGGTACTATCTGATTAGTGATGACAGAAGTGCGATCAATCCGGCTAGGTTCTACACGGCAAATATCTTTCTTACTCAACACGGAATTGACAGTATTCAGCTAGCAGGAGTTGAATATCTTTTACAATCTAACGGCGTCGTATATCCCAATAATAAACAAGACAAGTATCATGCTCCGGATCCGGAAGCGATTCGATATAAAGCTCAAAACGACCGGTTGATTTGGAGCAGCGAAGGGGAAAGGATTGTGAAGGCCGATGGTATTGTTTTAGAAAACCCTGCTATTACAATCATTTCATCTAAGGGTAGATATATTGACACTTTTCCGTTGCCTCATAATTTGATCATGCAGTCAACGGAAAAAGGACCAAGACAAAATGGTGTGTTGGAAGGATTGACATATGCAGATAATTACAAAACTTTATATGTAAGTGTTGAAGAGCCTTTGTATGAAGATGGCCCCAGAGCTGATGTTACAGATAATAATGCTTATATAAGGATTTTAAAATATGATGTTGCCGACAGAAAAAATACACAACAGTTCGCCTATAAGCTGGATCCTGTTGCCTATCCGGCTAATCCTGTAAACGAATTTAAAGTGAATGGGGTACCGGATATACTATCTATCGGTGATAATAAATTATTAGTAATCGAAAGGTCTTTCTCAACTGGCAGGTTGCCATGTACGATCAAATTATTTATAGCTGATCTCAAAAATGCTACCGATATAATGGATAACCCATCTTTGAAAAATAATAACAATTTTATACCTGCGGAAAAAAAGTTATTGTTAAATATGGATGCGTTGGGTATTTATACTGATAATATTGAAGGAGTAACTTTTGGTCCGTTGTTACCCAACGGTCATCGAACATTATTATTTGTTGCGGATAACAATTTTAATTTTCTCGAAAAAACACAGTTTCTTTTATTTGAATTGACAGAATAAATTTAATTGGCTAAAAAGACCGTTCCATTTAGATCTAACACTTCGTTGTTATCACAAACGATCTGTATAGTATAGACAAATGTTTCAGAATTTAATTTTTGTCCTTTAAAAGTTCCATCCCAGCCATAGGAAGCATCATTTGAGTTGAAGTTATTTTTTTCAAAAATGGTTTCCCCCCAGCGGCTGAATATCCGTAGATTTTTTATTTTGTATAATCCTGTCCCTCTCGGATAAAATATATCATTTACACCATCTCTGTTGGGCGTAAAAAGATTTGGCATAAAAACATTGGTGCCATTACAAATAACAAATACTGTGACATTATCAGTTGCTTTGCAACCACCTCTGTTTTTAACCTCAACAGTATATTGGCTTGTTTCTTTTGGTTTAACTGTTAAAGCGGGCAAATCATTAGAGCTGCTGATTACATTTGTTTGTGGTGTCCATGTTACTTGAGTAACATCCG
It contains:
- a CDS encoding isocitrate dehydrogenase (NADP(+)); the encoded protein is MAKIKVTNPVVELDGDEMTRIIWKFIKDKLILPYLEVPIQYFDLGMEHRDATNDQVTIDSANAIKACGVGIKCATITPDEARVKEFNLKQMWKSPNGTIRNILDGTVFREPIVMQNVPRLVTNWTAPIIVGRHAFGDQYRATDTVIKGKGKLTMTFTPEGGGEAQTFEVYNYKGDGVAMCMYNTDESIYGFARSCFNMALSKKWPLYLSTKNTILKKYDGRFKDIFEEVYQNEFKASFTAAGIVYEHRLIDDMVASALKWNGNFVWACKNYDGDVQSDTVAQGFGSLGLMTSVLVTPDGKTMEAEAAHGTVTRHFREHQAGKPTSTNPIASIFAWTRGLAFRGKLDNNQPLIDFCNALEAVCIETVESGKMTKDLAVCIHGNKVNHGEHYLYTEEFLDAIDANLKAKMGL
- a CDS encoding GNAT family N-acetyltransferase, which translates into the protein MKKLLRLRPLLQLWGMNIIIRQAVKEDCAAMMLLVNELAVYENAPNEVTIDFDHFVESGFGSNPVWWALVAEVDGVIKGFALWYIRFSTWKGQRMFLEDLLVTEHMRGKGIGRLLFDELIKVAKEKKYSGIAWQVLDWNEPAINFYKKLGDVSFDGEWVNCALSV
- a CDS encoding thymidylate synthase, producing the protein MQQYLHLLKHIIETGTDKNDRTGTGTRSVFGYQMRFNLEEGFPLVTTKKCHLKSIIYELLWFLQGNTNIGYLKEHNVKIWDEWADENGDLGPVYGKQWRSWEGKDGKVVDQIAELIHTIKTNPDSRRMIVSAWNVADLPEMKLMPCHCLFQFYVAPPNILKGEQRGKLSCQLYQRSADVFLGVPFNIASYALLTMMIAQVCDLGVGEFVWTGGDTHLYSNHFEQAELQLSRTPFPLPQMKINAAVKDIFDFKFEDFELLNYQSHPAIKAPVAV
- a CDS encoding dihydrofolate reductase; its protein translation is MTISFVVAASENNAIGKDNQLLWHLPNDMRFFKNTTWGSVVIMGRKSFESMGKALKGRINIVITRQDNWQAEDTIVAKDLQDALKKAEATNCKEIFIIGGGEIYKQSLGIADKIYLTRVHTRIDGDTFFPELDQAQWELVSKEDFKKDEKHLYDYSFQILVRK
- a CDS encoding O-methyltransferase; translation: MYSSFQLAKKYLNYRLTASNGKGHGVHSPFVFDFIKNVLRDKKQYDCYTKIEAIRKELLLNKRIIQVEDFGAGSTVIKSNQRMLSDIAASSLKPKKYAQLLYRMVQYYQPKTIIELGTSLGVTTSYLASGNTSARVYTCEGAKEIASVAKRNFDILNFDNIEVVEGDFTKTLPTLFDQLQQIDFAFVDGNHRKEPTLDYFTKFLNLSTPSTILVFDDIHWSKEMEEAWTEIQQHPAVTLTIDLFFVGIVCINTSIKAKQHFSIIY
- a CDS encoding Re/Si-specific NAD(P)(+) transhydrogenase subunit alpha yields the protein MIVGVLKDAAPETRVSILPEHLATLQKWKTSISVETGAGAGAFAADNKYAEAGATIASRDEVLKTADIVLSINSLPAEDIAKLKPGAVVLGAFQPLFNFSTMKEWATKGITTFSLDMIPRTTRAQSMDVLSSQANIAGYKAVLLSATLFPKYFPMFMTAAGSIKPAKVLILGAGVAGLQAIATAKRLGAVIEVFDTRPAVKEEVMSLGAKFVEVEGAADASKAGGYAVEQTEEFMQRQKAKIAESVAKADIVICTAQIQGRKAPILVTKEMIEAMQNGSVIIDLASSTGGNTELSQDNKTISHNGVTIVGNSSLAGTMSSDASKLYGKNILNFLQLIIDKEGQVNLNFEDDLVKGSCITTRGEVVHDRIKSLI
- a CDS encoding NAD(P) transhydrogenase subunit alpha is translated as MENILQWITDNQQIIYVVVLMIFVGIEVIGRVPSVLHTPLMSGANAIHGVVIIGAIIVMGQAPTDNYLALILGFLAVVLGTLNVVGGFVVTDRMLEMFKKKK
- a CDS encoding NAD(P)(+) transhydrogenase (Re/Si-specific) subunit beta encodes the protein MELNLLTICYLIGSITFILGLKMLSNPATARKGNLVAAFGMTVAIVGTIFLYENNGQKLGNYIWIFAGLAIGGVVGTLAAKRVKMTAMPEMVSLFNGMGGACAALISLVEFNHLSHEIAASGISTGHTGKIIIIALGLLIGSVSFAGSMIAWGKLNGKVKDLSFPGQSILNLIFLAVALAAATYLVLNPTASILIYVILVLALLYGVLFVMPIGGADMPVVISLLNSFTGVAAAFGGFLYDNKVMLTGGILVGAAGTLLTLLMCKAMNRSLANVLIGSFGGNKAGGAAAGGKEQGHVKEINLSDAAVVMSYASKVIIVPGYGLAVAQAQHVCHELEKILTEKGVEVTYAIHPVAGRMPGHMNVLLAEADVSYDKLKEMEEVNDEFKNTDVVLILGANDVVNPAAKNDPASPIYGMPILEVEQAKSVIVNKRSMKPGYAGIENDLFFQPKTSMLFGDAKKVLQDLCTEIKSL
- a CDS encoding Dabb family protein encodes the protein MLTHHVFFWLKAETTERQKADFRKGLESLCGVETAQAIYVGTPEPSINRPVVDSSYSFSLLVLFNDLAGHDVYQTHPVHKAFLENFRTFWDKVVIYDAV
- a CDS encoding esterase-like activity of phytase family protein; this encodes MFSIRQWLFLFIICVTTSCSNTKRIVSSSIATDITSVKFLGQYTLPHNLSYKSTVVGGLSGIDYDVINNRYYLISDDRSAINPARFYTANIFLTQHGIDSIQLAGVEYLLQSNGVVYPNNKQDKYHAPDPEAIRYKAQNDRLIWSSEGERIVKADGIVLENPAITIISSKGRYIDTFPLPHNLIMQSTEKGPRQNGVLEGLTYADNYKTLYVSVEEPLYEDGPRADVTDNNAYIRILKYDVADRKNTQQFAYKLDPVAYPANPVNEFKVNGVPDILSIGDNKLLVIERSFSTGRLPCTIKLFIADLKNATDIMDNPSLKNNNNFIPAEKKLLLNMDALGIYTDNIEGVTFGPLLPNGHRTLLFVADNNFNFLEKTQFLLFELTE